In a single window of the Niabella ginsenosidivorans genome:
- a CDS encoding YihY/virulence factor BrkB family protein, whose translation MSWLSTIKNKVARSRPVSWTVHKSKTVSLPGFEKVSPFDMFRKFVEQLKDDNIIERASAISYNFFMAIPPTMIFLFSLLPLFHIDQSVKDEISNLITSIIPERRNYGPILKFIDSVIEHRRTDLLSFGVLLSLFFSSNAIMGLMRTFDKDFPGFVKRKGLQKRGNALKVTLVLDFLFVICIALLAAQGKVLEWIGIKEEWLKSLIGYTRWVLIILLFLTIVSYIYRAVPSVNKKWPWITPGSVIATFFMMVLAAGFSWWVSSFGNFNKLYGSLGTVLIVLIYIFINSLILLAGFEINVSIRDIILKREAGQHNLLMEDVLI comes from the coding sequence ATGAGCTGGTTAAGCACCATAAAAAACAAAGTGGCCCGCTCCCGGCCGGTGAGCTGGACGGTCCATAAAAGCAAAACCGTATCCTTACCGGGTTTTGAAAAGGTGTCGCCTTTTGATATGTTCAGAAAATTTGTTGAGCAATTAAAAGACGATAATATTATTGAGCGGGCCTCGGCTATTTCCTATAATTTTTTTATGGCCATTCCGCCCACGATGATCTTTTTGTTTTCATTGCTTCCGCTGTTCCACATTGACCAAAGTGTAAAAGATGAGATCAGCAACCTGATCACCAGCATTATTCCGGAAAGGAGGAACTACGGGCCGATCCTGAAGTTCATAGACAGCGTGATCGAACACCGGCGCACAGACCTGTTGTCGTTTGGTGTGCTGTTATCACTGTTCTTCTCATCCAATGCCATTATGGGGCTTATGCGCACTTTTGATAAGGATTTTCCGGGATTTGTGAAGCGCAAAGGCTTGCAGAAAAGGGGCAATGCGTTAAAAGTAACATTGGTTTTGGATTTCCTTTTTGTAATATGCATTGCATTGCTTGCCGCACAGGGCAAAGTGCTGGAATGGATCGGTATTAAAGAAGAATGGCTGAAGAGCCTGATCGGGTATACCCGCTGGGTGCTGATCATATTACTGTTTCTCACCATTGTGTCGTATATCTACCGGGCAGTGCCTTCTGTTAATAAGAAGTGGCCCTGGATCACTCCCGGCTCTGTTATTGCCACTTTCTTTATGATGGTACTGGCGGCGGGTTTCTCCTGGTGGGTAAGCAGCTTTGGCAACTTTAACAAGTTGTACGGATCATTAGGAACTGTGCTGATTGTACTGATATATATATTTATAAACTCCCTGATCCTGCTGGCAGGATTTGAAATCAATGTAAGCATCCGCGATATTATCCTGAAGCGAGAAGCCGGGCAGCACAACCTGTTGATGGAAGATGTGCTTATCTGA
- the mltG gene encoding endolytic transglycosylase MltG → MAKKKKTGLYIGIVLLAAVLFTVYQFLGPVTHKTEKGFLYIRTGTTMNALRKQLVSEKFLSGLTWFDLASRAIGFKEIKPGKYRVPRGTSIINLVRRLKNGTQIPVDFVVTKIRTKEMLAGRMGRAFEYDSLRAIQFLSNNDSLRSYGLDSNTVMAAVLPLNYAIKWNTAPEDLFDKFYEAYKRFWNEDRLKKAADKRLTPLQVITIASIIDEETNITADKSKIASVYMNRLEKGMPLQADPTIKFALKDFGLKRILLQHLNIISPYNTYRNKGLPPGPICTPQLATVDAVLDAPQTDYIYFVANSNFDGTSVFSSDYATHKKYAKMYQDALDAQIKIRDSLNALK, encoded by the coding sequence ATGGCAAAGAAGAAAAAGACCGGTCTATATATTGGAATTGTGCTGTTAGCAGCGGTATTGTTCACCGTATACCAGTTTTTGGGCCCGGTGACTCACAAAACGGAAAAAGGTTTTTTATATATAAGAACAGGAACAACCATGAACGCGCTGAGGAAACAGCTGGTCAGCGAAAAATTCCTTTCAGGCCTTACCTGGTTTGATCTTGCGTCCCGGGCAATTGGCTTTAAGGAGATAAAGCCCGGGAAATACAGGGTGCCCCGGGGCACCAGTATTATAAACCTGGTGCGCCGCCTGAAAAATGGCACGCAAATCCCGGTGGATTTTGTGGTAACAAAGATCCGTACCAAGGAAATGCTGGCGGGCAGAATGGGCAGGGCCTTTGAATATGACTCCCTCCGCGCTATACAGTTTTTAAGCAATAATGATTCTTTGCGTTCTTATGGCCTGGATAGCAATACGGTAATGGCCGCGGTGTTGCCGCTGAATTACGCAATAAAGTGGAACACAGCCCCGGAGGATCTTTTTGATAAATTTTACGAAGCCTATAAAAGATTCTGGAATGAAGACCGCCTGAAAAAAGCTGCAGACAAAAGGTTAACCCCTCTGCAGGTCATCACCATTGCTTCCATTATTGATGAGGAGACCAATATTACGGCCGATAAGTCAAAGATTGCAAGTGTATATATGAACCGCCTGGAAAAAGGAATGCCCCTGCAGGCGGACCCGACCATCAAGTTCGCATTGAAAGATTTTGGGCTGAAGCGTATTTTACTACAGCATCTGAATATTATTTCACCTTATAACACCTACCGGAACAAAGGGCTGCCGCCGGGCCCCATCTGCACGCCGCAACTGGCAACGGTTGATGCGGTTCTGGACGCACCCCAAACGGATTATATTTACTTTGTAGCGAACAGTAATTTTGATGGTACCAGTGTATTTTCTTCAGACTATGCCACGCATAAGAAGTATGCAAAGATGTACCAGGATGCGTTAGATGCACAAATAAAGATACGAGACAGTCTGAATGCGCTGAAATGA
- a CDS encoding class I SAM-dependent methyltransferase: MSDSTTRFSNRVADYVKYRPHYPEAVVTFLENDFQLHKGMTIADIGSGTGISSELFLKKGYTVLGIEPNTKMREKSREQLEGYNHFTAVNGTAEATTLSDSSVDAIFAGQAFHWFNRELARPEFERVLKPEGIAALIWNERLTGSPFEKEYEQLIRQHGNQYKKVAHRNIDEAAIEQFFTPHKVTLKAFPNQQVLDYTGLEGRLLSSSYMPARQDAGYINMVTDLKDLFNRYQINNHITIHYTTKVYVAVL, from the coding sequence ATGTCTGACAGTACAACCCGTTTCAGCAATCGCGTAGCAGATTACGTAAAATACCGGCCGCATTATCCCGAAGCGGTGGTCACTTTTCTTGAAAACGATTTTCAGTTGCACAAAGGAATGACCATTGCCGATATCGGCTCCGGAACCGGCATTTCATCCGAACTGTTCCTTAAAAAAGGCTATACTGTTTTAGGAATAGAACCTAACACGAAAATGCGTGAAAAAAGCAGGGAGCAACTGGAAGGCTATAACCACTTTACAGCAGTTAACGGAACAGCAGAAGCAACTACCCTTTCTGATTCAAGTGTCGACGCCATTTTTGCCGGGCAGGCCTTCCACTGGTTCAACAGGGAACTTGCGAGGCCCGAATTTGAACGGGTCCTGAAACCGGAGGGCATAGCCGCGTTAATATGGAATGAACGGCTTACAGGGTCTCCCTTTGAGAAAGAGTATGAGCAATTGATCCGGCAACACGGTAATCAATATAAAAAAGTAGCCCACCGGAACATTGATGAAGCAGCCATTGAACAATTTTTTACTCCGCATAAGGTCACATTAAAAGCGTTCCCCAATCAACAGGTATTGGATTACACCGGCCTGGAAGGCAGGCTGCTTTCCTCTTCCTATATGCCTGCCCGGCAGGATGCCGGTTATATAAATATGGTTACTGATCTGAAAGACCTGTTCAACAGGTACCAGATCAATAACCATATTACCATACATTATACCACTAAAGTATATGTAGCGGTTCTGTAG
- a CDS encoding phosphocholine-specific phospholipase C, with product MDTRREFLRKSMILSGAAGFRAAVPDSILKALAIDPAPGSTFLDAEHIVILMQENRSFDHCFGSLQGVRGLNDPRVITLPDQKPVWFQTNDKNETYGPFRLNIKESKVTWMGSLPHSRPSQVDAFNSGKYDKWLQSKKSGNAKYAQMPLTMGFYTREDLPFNYGMADAFTICDQNFCSAMTSTTPNRSFFWTGNIRDHDDGYPRDNIRNDNFAHAKMTWKTFPELLSENNISWKFYQNEISCGGGFKGEERSWLANFGCNLLEFFKAYNVKFTPYYIENLKKQVERLPGEINKLQEESPSSDEAAQRIKNALIKKQQALDNATAELKQWSAENFNKLTDEQKQLFYNAFVNNKGDKNYRSLSQLKYTDGGKERVVTVPAGDVFYQFRKDVDAGKLPTVSWFAGPQNFSDHPSAPWYGAWYVSEILDILTKNPEVWKKTIFIVTYDENDGYYDHVPPFSICDNNKPGTGKCSAGIDTEIEHVRLEYELKQGIAKKQAREAPVGLGFRVPMIIASPWSRGGKVCSQLFDHTSTLQFLETFVNQKYKKNIHFDNISAWRRTICGDLTAAFSPFDGKPVERVPFLKRDAFVETIFNAQFKQEPGNFNQLSAGDLQKVIENPAALAFMPQQEKGTRPSLSLPYELYADGKLSKDKKHFEVVLKAGNQFFGKKAQGSPFTAYAPVNYKEGDAAEVCRNWSFAVKAGDALQYEWPVRSFDNNSYHLRIHGPNGFYREFKGTADDPDFELGCAYETDNKGKPTGNLLLKLNSSAPVSIEIADNAYKNATLRKQVSGAQNVVLNLDKSGGWYDFSVKITGSNAFEKRYAGRVEKGTDSITDPFMGRVV from the coding sequence ATGGATACCAGAAGGGAATTCCTTAGAAAATCAATGATCCTGTCCGGTGCCGCGGGTTTTCGCGCGGCGGTGCCGGATTCTATTTTAAAAGCGCTTGCTATTGACCCTGCACCGGGAAGCACGTTCCTGGACGCAGAGCATATTGTGATTCTGATGCAGGAGAACCGCTCCTTTGACCACTGTTTTGGAAGCCTGCAGGGCGTACGCGGCTTAAATGATCCAAGGGTTATTACCCTGCCGGATCAGAAGCCCGTATGGTTCCAGACCAATGATAAGAACGAGACCTATGGCCCCTTTCGTTTGAATATAAAAGAATCCAAGGTTACCTGGATGGGCTCACTGCCGCATTCCCGCCCCAGCCAGGTAGACGCATTTAATAGCGGGAAATATGATAAATGGCTGCAATCAAAAAAATCCGGCAACGCTAAGTATGCGCAAATGCCGCTGACCATGGGCTTTTATACAAGGGAAGACCTGCCGTTCAATTACGGGATGGCAGATGCCTTTACGATTTGTGACCAGAATTTCTGCTCGGCCATGACCAGCACTACCCCTAACCGTTCTTTTTTCTGGACGGGGAACATCCGCGATCATGACGATGGCTACCCGCGTGATAACATCCGCAATGATAATTTTGCCCATGCAAAAATGACCTGGAAAACTTTTCCTGAACTGCTTTCAGAAAATAATATTTCCTGGAAATTCTATCAGAATGAAATATCCTGTGGCGGTGGCTTCAAGGGAGAAGAGCGTTCCTGGCTGGCCAACTTTGGATGCAATCTTTTAGAATTCTTTAAGGCGTATAACGTAAAATTTACGCCCTATTATATTGAAAATTTAAAAAAACAGGTAGAACGGCTGCCGGGAGAGATTAATAAACTGCAGGAAGAAAGCCCCTCCAGCGATGAAGCAGCCCAACGGATAAAAAATGCCCTGATAAAGAAACAGCAGGCGCTGGACAATGCCACAGCAGAGTTAAAACAATGGAGCGCGGAGAATTTTAATAAACTTACGGATGAGCAAAAACAGCTGTTCTATAATGCATTTGTAAACAATAAAGGCGATAAGAATTACCGCAGCCTTTCACAACTGAAATACACGGATGGCGGAAAGGAGCGTGTGGTAACCGTACCCGCGGGAGATGTTTTTTACCAGTTCCGCAAAGATGTGGATGCAGGCAAGCTGCCTACTGTTTCCTGGTTTGCCGGTCCTCAGAATTTTTCTGATCACCCCAGCGCACCCTGGTATGGCGCCTGGTACGTTTCTGAAATACTGGACATTCTTACCAAAAACCCCGAGGTATGGAAAAAGACCATTTTTATTGTTACCTATGATGAAAATGACGGGTATTATGATCACGTGCCCCCGTTTTCCATTTGTGATAATAACAAGCCCGGTACCGGTAAATGCAGCGCAGGTATTGATACAGAAATAGAACATGTGCGCCTGGAGTATGAGCTGAAGCAGGGCATTGCTAAAAAACAAGCCCGTGAGGCACCGGTAGGCCTGGGCTTCCGGGTACCCATGATCATCGCCTCTCCCTGGAGCCGGGGAGGGAAAGTTTGCTCCCAGCTTTTTGATCATACTTCCACATTGCAGTTCTTAGAAACCTTTGTGAACCAGAAGTACAAAAAGAATATTCACTTTGACAATATCAGCGCCTGGCGCCGTACCATCTGCGGGGATCTTACTGCAGCCTTTAGCCCGTTTGACGGCAAACCTGTAGAACGCGTTCCTTTTCTGAAAAGAGACGCTTTTGTGGAAACGATCTTCAACGCGCAGTTTAAACAGGAACCGGGCAACTTCAACCAGCTTTCAGCGGGTGATTTGCAAAAAGTGATTGAAAACCCGGCAGCACTTGCCTTTATGCCGCAGCAGGAAAAAGGCACAAGGCCTTCACTCTCGCTGCCGTATGAGCTGTATGCAGACGGGAAATTGTCAAAAGACAAAAAGCATTTTGAAGTGGTATTGAAGGCGGGTAACCAGTTCTTTGGAAAAAAAGCACAGGGATCGCCTTTTACGGCGTATGCTCCTGTAAACTATAAAGAAGGGGATGCCGCAGAGGTTTGCCGCAACTGGTCTTTTGCCGTAAAGGCCGGCGATGCGCTGCAGTATGAATGGCCCGTACGGTCATTTGACAATAACAGCTATCATTTAAGGATCCATGGCCCTAACGGCTTTTACCGCGAATTTAAAGGTACTGCTGATGACCCGGACTTTGAGCTGGGTTGCGCTTATGAAACGGACAATAAGGGTAAACCCACCGGGAACCTGTTATTAAAACTGAACAGCAGCGCGCCTGTTAGTATTGAGATTGCTGATAATGCCTATAAAAATGCTACCCTCCGGAAGCAGGTAAGCGGCGCCCAGAATGTAGTGCTGAACCTGGATAAAAGCGGCGGATGGTATGATTTTTCTGTTAAGATAACCGGCAGCAATGCTTTTGAAAAGCGCTATGCAGGCCGCGTGGAAAAGGGCACCGACAGCATTACGGATCCTTTTATGGGCCGTGTGGTATAA
- a CDS encoding SufE family protein, whose amino-acid sequence MDINKIQDAIISEFDHFTDYLNRFSYFRHLRKITTSDNDLDTAEKKEENLVAGCSKKVWITATTQDGKIYFKADSENNITRGLVNLLVKVYSGNTAAAITNADLYFLHEIRLFNYLSPSRLQDFLSISKRIKSLAIAQHLKTIK is encoded by the coding sequence ATGGATATCAATAAAATACAGGACGCCATCATCAGCGAATTTGACCATTTTACCGACTACCTGAACCGGTTCTCTTATTTCAGACATTTACGAAAAATAACTACGTCTGATAATGATTTAGACACAGCAGAAAAAAAGGAAGAAAACCTTGTGGCAGGTTGCAGTAAAAAGGTATGGATTACCGCCACCACCCAGGATGGAAAGATCTATTTTAAGGCTGATAGTGAAAATAACATTACCAGGGGGTTGGTCAACCTGCTGGTAAAGGTTTATTCAGGCAATACGGCTGCAGCCATCACGAATGCGGATCTTTATTTTCTGCATGAAATCCGGCTTTTTAATTACCTCTCCCCTTCCCGCCTGCAGGATTTTTTATCCATCTCAAAACGCATCAAATCACTGGCCATTGCACAGCATCTGAAAACTATTAAGTAA